One Streptomyces sp. CNQ-509 DNA window includes the following coding sequences:
- a CDS encoding PhzA/PhzB family protein encodes MTPSVSRPPDTAAPVFTDHHDLRARNLLAVEQYMRTGAEARLRRYTLYTDDGTASLFYTDMGRPIVVRGREKLKRHGELSMQVLPDWQWHDVQIYQTQDPSVIWVECQGEGTIRFPGYPHGRYRNHFIHGFTLSDGHILASREYTNPIEHMRALSIETPHIERDWIPS; translated from the coding sequence ATGACCCCGTCCGTGTCCCGACCACCCGACACCGCCGCTCCGGTGTTCACCGACCACCACGACCTGCGGGCCCGCAACCTCCTGGCCGTCGAGCAGTACATGCGGACCGGCGCGGAGGCCCGGCTGCGCCGCTACACCCTCTACACCGACGACGGCACCGCGTCGCTCTTCTACACCGACATGGGGCGGCCCATCGTCGTCAGGGGGCGCGAGAAGCTGAAGCGCCACGGCGAGTTGTCGATGCAGGTGCTGCCGGACTGGCAGTGGCACGACGTGCAGATCTACCAGACGCAGGACCCGTCGGTCATCTGGGTCGAGTGCCAGGGCGAGGGCACCATCCGCTTCCCCGGCTATCCCCACGGCCGCTACCGGAACCACTTCATCCACGGCTTCACCCTCAGCGACGGACATATCCTGGCGAGCCGCGAGTACACCAACCCGATCGAGCACATGCGCGCGCTGAGCATCGAGACCCCCCACATCGAGCGGGACTGGATCCCCTCCTGA
- a CDS encoding FAD-dependent monooxygenase, giving the protein MAAPVLIAGGGIGGLTTALSLHAAGIPSLVVESARRIEPLGVGISLLTHGVRELTELGLGDRLAELGVPTAEYFFCDKSGNKLFAQPRGKATGSEWPQYCIHRGELHLLLLDEVRSRLGADAVRTGTRLQDFTQHGDGVEVVVTDRDSGAAETLRAAALIGADGLNSTVRARLHPDERELAWSGQRMWRGVTEGVPPFLTGRSWVGASDGDVTLVAYPIGKDRTNWVCLVRVAEPGLLPEAADGPVDDRREGLLKEVLSHYEGWSLGWLDVRDLLERSVEVLEYPMVDRDPLPAWGSGRVTLLGDAAHPMYPAGGNGAAQAILDARVLAYELARADGDVSAGLAAYERTRLEEANGVVMAARAMERATSPDTWDRAQITQMMEMYRKKAESEVAQLNSRPSYTPPRRE; this is encoded by the coding sequence ATGGCCGCTCCCGTGCTCATCGCCGGCGGCGGCATCGGCGGGCTCACCACCGCGCTGAGCCTGCACGCCGCCGGCATCCCCTCCCTCGTCGTCGAGAGCGCCCGCCGCATCGAACCCCTCGGCGTCGGCATCAGCCTCCTCACCCACGGCGTCCGCGAGCTGACCGAACTGGGCCTCGGCGACCGACTCGCCGAACTCGGCGTGCCCACCGCGGAGTACTTCTTCTGCGACAAGTCCGGCAACAAGCTCTTCGCCCAGCCCCGCGGCAAGGCGACCGGCTCCGAGTGGCCGCAGTACTGCATCCACCGCGGCGAACTGCACCTGCTGCTCCTGGACGAGGTCCGCAGCCGGCTCGGCGCCGACGCCGTCCGCACCGGCACCCGGCTGCAGGACTTCACCCAGCACGGCGACGGCGTCGAGGTCGTCGTGACGGACCGCGACAGCGGTGCCGCCGAGACCCTCCGGGCCGCCGCGCTGATCGGCGCGGACGGCCTGAACTCCACGGTCCGCGCCCGGCTGCACCCCGACGAGAGGGAGCTGGCCTGGTCCGGCCAGCGGATGTGGCGCGGTGTGACGGAGGGCGTCCCGCCGTTCCTCACCGGCCGTTCCTGGGTCGGGGCGAGCGACGGCGACGTGACGCTCGTCGCGTACCCGATCGGCAAGGACCGCACCAACTGGGTCTGCCTGGTGCGGGTCGCGGAGCCCGGCCTGCTGCCCGAGGCCGCCGACGGCCCGGTCGACGACCGCCGCGAGGGTCTGCTCAAGGAGGTGCTGTCGCACTACGAGGGCTGGTCGCTGGGCTGGCTCGACGTGCGCGACCTGCTGGAGCGCTCCGTGGAGGTCCTGGAGTACCCCATGGTCGACCGCGACCCGCTGCCCGCCTGGGGCAGCGGCCGCGTCACGCTCCTCGGCGACGCCGCCCACCCCATGTACCCGGCGGGTGGCAACGGCGCGGCACAGGCCATCCTGGACGCGCGGGTGCTCGCGTACGAACTGGCGCGGGCCGACGGGGACGTGTCGGCGGGGCTGGCCGCGTACGAGCGCACCCGGCTGGAGGAGGCCAACGGCGTCGTCATGGCCGCCAGGGCGATGGAGCGGGCCACGAGCCCCGACACCTGGGACCGCGCCCAGATCACGCAGATGATGGAGATGTACCGGAAGAAGGCCGAGAGCGAGGTGGCGCAGCTCAACTCCCGCCCCTCCTACACCCCGCCGCGCCGGGAGTAG
- a CDS encoding DUF1330 domain-containing protein, whose amino-acid sequence MTAYAIAKLQDAAPHPEVADYIERLPATFEPYGGRFLVHATPHEVKEGDWPGGVVMIGFPGIAEARAWWDSPAYRELAPLRSRHIDGDIILVEGVPEDYVPTAAVRAIREAAAGGAA is encoded by the coding sequence ATGACCGCCTACGCCATCGCCAAGCTGCAGGACGCCGCCCCCCACCCGGAGGTCGCCGACTACATCGAGCGGCTGCCGGCCACCTTCGAGCCGTACGGCGGCCGCTTCCTCGTGCACGCCACGCCGCACGAGGTGAAGGAGGGCGACTGGCCGGGCGGCGTGGTCATGATCGGCTTCCCCGGCATCGCCGAGGCGCGGGCCTGGTGGGACTCGCCGGCCTACCGGGAGCTGGCGCCGCTGCGTTCGCGGCACATCGACGGCGACATCATCCTGGTCGAGGGCGTGCCCGAGGACTACGTCCCGACCGCCGCGGTCCGCGCGATCCGCGAGGCCGCCGCCGGGGGCGCCGCGTAG